The following DNA comes from Geobacter sp..
GCCCTGCTTTTGCTGGCGGGTGTTCAGGGAGTGGCCTGGGGTTCGCAAGATGTGCGGAAGGTAAAGCTCGTGCAACCTGAACAGAAGGTTGTCGAAGAAAAGTGTCTAGTCTGCCACAACCATCAGCGGATTGATGCTGCACGGGAAGCGCAACGGGACACAGAGGCCATCCTTCGCAGAATGGAGGCCAAAGGGGTCAGGTTGACAGCTAGAGATCGTCAGGTGATCGGCCACTTTCTGTCAAATCCGTTCAAGCAAGGAGATCGTGAATCTGGTACAGCAGGGAGCGGCAAAGCAAAGTAGCAAATATGATTCAGAAAAAAACAGAAGCGGTCGGTATCCACACCGGCCGCTTTTTTTATGAGTGTACCAAGCTAGCCCTGATACTGGGAATAGTATCCCTTGACCCGAGCAAGGTAGTTACGCGTTTCCTGGGGAAGTACCGAGGTTCCCTTCTTGTCCACATTGCCCGGCCCCCAATTGTAGGCAGCCAGTGCTGAGTCCACATTTCCGTGATACCGCTTCAGCATGTCTTTGAGAAATCTGGTGCCGGCCATGACGTTTTGTTCGGGGTCGAAGGAGTTGGTGACCCCTAGATCCCGAGCTGTCCCGGGCATGAGTTGCATCAGGCCCTGTGCCCCGGCGTGGGAGACGGCGGTGGGGTTGAAGTTGCTTTCAGCTTTTATGACTGCCTTGATGAGAGACACATCAACGCCGTGACGCTGTGACGCCTGGTTTATGATTCCGTCAAGATCAGTGGGTGATGAAAGCGTTTCCTGGCTGATGAGCGGACCCTGTGCCGGGAGTTGCTGGGTTGTTGTACTGTCAACCTGTTGACTTCCTCCCACGAGATTAGCCAAAATCAGTTTAGCTGGTGAGATGAATGACACAGGAGATGCCGATGATTCGGTGTTACCCAAAGACAGGGCATTTTTCATCATCTCCAGCTGCATGAGCTCTATGGCTGCGTTGGCAGCTGCACCACTAGTCCGTGGGATGCCTTGCTGCTGCACATCAACAGCTGCTGACA
Coding sequences within:
- a CDS encoding transglycosylase SLT domain-containing protein, encoding MAINPVESALSLLPGKPPERPSASDAAARQSFADVMSAAVDVQQQGIPRTSGAAANAAIELMQLEMMKNALSLGNTESSASPVSFISPAKLILANLVGGSQQVDSTTTQQLPAQGPLISQETLSSPTDLDGIINQASQRHGVDVSLIKAVIKAESNFNPTAVSHAGAQGLMQLMPGTARDLGVTNSFDPEQNVMAGTRFLKDMLKRYHGNVDSALAAYNWGPGNVDKKGTSVLPQETRNYLARVKGYYSQYQG